The following are encoded in a window of bacterium SCSIO 12643 genomic DNA:
- a CDS encoding restriction endonuclease, with the protein MSKIPPIQVFEYESIAFKGRHHKEGFSEEVFNAFEKYFQANERTPFFEMIPYGVRFKQYVGAIQIGKHTIEVLPKAGKEGNEKVWQSVLLDMLKACHLLTAKETGVASLKLRANSILDLYFELYVQELESLLHQGLIKKYRQKSGQQKALKGALIFSKQISQNIVHKERFYTRHTVYDKNHLLHQILAEALTVVARLSSSARLKDRIGRVQLDFPEVSKLDVSASHFVKLRTDRKTAPYQKAIGIAKLIILNYRPDISAGKNDLLALMFDMNVLWEEYVYRILKKHAHTDYEVLSQRRYKFWEHKIVQPDLVLRERNTDRTYVIDTKWKVIDSKHPADDDLKQMYVYNHYSKSFNSMLLYPRTHEQDDVQGKFRLLQNGKEHHCSLGFVDVIDGDGLNKKMASDIIKKLEVV; encoded by the coding sequence GTGAGTAAAATACCACCCATACAGGTTTTTGAGTATGAGTCTATAGCATTCAAAGGTCGGCATCATAAAGAAGGGTTTTCTGAAGAGGTCTTCAACGCTTTTGAAAAATACTTTCAAGCCAATGAGCGTACGCCTTTTTTTGAAATGATTCCTTATGGAGTACGTTTTAAACAGTATGTCGGAGCTATTCAAATAGGAAAACACACCATTGAGGTTTTACCCAAAGCAGGTAAAGAAGGCAATGAAAAAGTTTGGCAATCCGTTTTACTGGATATGCTAAAAGCCTGTCATCTATTAACTGCGAAAGAAACGGGTGTTGCTTCTTTAAAACTTCGTGCCAACTCTATTTTAGATTTATATTTTGAACTGTATGTACAAGAACTAGAGTCTTTATTACATCAAGGGTTAATTAAAAAATATAGACAAAAAAGCGGACAGCAAAAAGCGCTAAAAGGAGCTTTGATTTTTTCAAAGCAAATCTCTCAAAATATAGTGCATAAAGAACGGTTTTATACGCGCCATACAGTATATGATAAGAACCACTTATTACATCAAATTTTAGCAGAAGCGCTGACCGTAGTTGCACGTTTGTCCAGTTCAGCTAGATTAAAAGACCGTATTGGACGTGTTCAACTAGATTTTCCTGAAGTTAGTAAATTGGATGTTTCCGCAAGTCATTTTGTCAAACTAAGAACAGATAGAAAAACAGCCCCCTACCAGAAAGCCATAGGAATTGCTAAACTGATTATTTTGAATTATCGCCCAGATATATCTGCAGGTAAAAATGATTTATTGGCTTTAATGTTTGATATGAATGTGCTTTGGGAGGAGTATGTATATCGTATTTTAAAAAAACATGCGCATACCGATTATGAGGTTTTATCGCAAAGGAGATATAAGTTTTGGGAACATAAAATAGTTCAACCCGACTTGGTTCTTAGAGAAAGAAATACGGATAGAACTTATGTAATTGATACCAAATGGAAGGTGATTGACTCCAAACATCCTGCGGATGATGATTTAAAACAGATGTATGTCTATAATCATTACAGCAAAAGTTTTAATAGTATGTTGCTATATCCACGTACCCATGAACAAGATGATGTACAGGGGAAGTTTAGGCTTTTACAAAATGGAAAAGAACATCACTGTAGTTTGGGTTTTGTGGATGTTATTGATGGAGATGGTTTAAATAAAAAAATGGCATCTGATATTATTAAGAAACTGGAAGTTGTATAA
- a CDS encoding agmatine deiminase family protein, with protein sequence MKIKLLFAALLIAHLGFTQEQVLPNQMTPDEVQNIESYNQSRQVTGITTPPGSSVRTMAEWEEIQSLVIAWEGYPTILSQITDIAQDECEVIIVCDDSNNVKTELTNNGVPLHNVSYIQQATNSIWMRDYGGNTVYKNEVDSLYLVDWIYNRPRPADDNVPDAVAAFKNIPLYQTTAAPYSLVHTGGNFMTDGFGTGFSSKLVLDENAAGGLFNPENLTEAQIDQRMNLFMGIDKYIKMEVLPYDGIHHIDMHMKLLDEETLLVSEYPMGVADGPQIELNLDDVLNNYHSTFGTPYEVVRIPVPPSTSGAYPDNGGYYRTYTNQVFVNKTIIVPTYRTEYDTIALRILRDAMPGYKVIGIDCDTHPNNIIQLSGAIHCITRAVGVAEPLLISHQRLRDTDNTTTPYTVSAYMNHISGIVSATLYWTTDTTSGYTAVSMSNVGNGNWEAQIPAQPINTQVYYYVKGQANSGKQQVRPIVAPAGYWKFNVISPNSIEEADVQVGIDAIFPNPSSTIACISVSVDHPTQAKMEVFNMVGRSVQLVHQGVVPMGKSKYFIKTEVLPIGVYMVVLKVAGQTQVQKLVVK encoded by the coding sequence ATGAAAATAAAACTACTTTTTGCAGCATTATTAATTGCCCATTTGGGTTTTACCCAGGAACAGGTGTTACCCAATCAAATGACACCTGATGAAGTTCAAAATATTGAAAGCTATAATCAATCACGTCAGGTAACTGGAATTACAACTCCACCAGGTTCATCGGTGCGTACGATGGCGGAGTGGGAAGAAATTCAATCTTTGGTGATCGCATGGGAAGGGTATCCGACCATTTTAAGTCAAATCACAGATATAGCTCAGGACGAATGTGAGGTCATAATAGTGTGTGACGATTCTAACAATGTAAAAACTGAGTTAACGAATAACGGTGTGCCTTTACACAATGTGAGTTATATCCAGCAAGCTACAAACTCTATTTGGATGCGCGACTATGGTGGAAATACGGTGTATAAGAATGAAGTAGATTCATTGTATTTGGTTGATTGGATTTATAATCGACCAAGACCTGCCGATGATAATGTACCAGATGCCGTGGCAGCTTTTAAAAATATCCCATTGTATCAAACGACTGCAGCGCCTTATTCTTTGGTACATACCGGAGGTAATTTTATGACGGATGGTTTTGGAACTGGATTTTCTTCTAAACTGGTATTAGATGAAAATGCTGCGGGGGGATTATTTAATCCCGAAAATTTAACCGAAGCACAGATAGATCAACGCATGAATCTTTTTATGGGAATTGATAAGTACATTAAAATGGAGGTACTTCCTTACGATGGAATTCATCATATAGATATGCATATGAAGTTGCTGGATGAAGAAACTCTGTTGGTGAGTGAATATCCCATGGGTGTGGCAGATGGTCCTCAAATTGAATTGAACTTAGATGATGTGTTGAATAATTATCATTCAACTTTCGGCACACCCTATGAAGTGGTTAGAATACCAGTTCCGCCAAGTACATCTGGAGCCTATCCGGATAATGGAGGATATTATCGAACGTATACCAATCAGGTATTTGTCAATAAAACAATCATCGTCCCGACTTATAGAACTGAGTATGATACAATAGCATTAAGAATTCTAAGAGATGCGATGCCTGGGTATAAGGTGATAGGTATTGATTGTGATACCCATCCTAACAATATTATCCAGTTGAGTGGGGCCATTCATTGTATTACTCGAGCTGTAGGAGTTGCAGAGCCATTACTCATTTCTCATCAGCGGTTAAGAGATACGGATAATACCACAACTCCATATACTGTAAGCGCCTATATGAATCATATTTCCGGTATTGTCAGTGCAACATTGTATTGGACTACGGATACTACTTCAGGTTATACAGCTGTGTCTATGAGTAATGTTGGAAACGGGAATTGGGAAGCACAAATTCCAGCACAACCTATAAACACTCAAGTGTATTATTATGTAAAAGGACAAGCGAATTCAGGGAAACAGCAAGTGCGACCAATTGTAGCTCCAGCAGGATACTGGAAGTTTAATGTTATCAGCCCAAATAGTATTGAAGAAGCGGATGTACAAGTGGGTATAGATGCCATATTTCCAAATCCATCCAGTACGATTGCTTGTATCTCGGTATCTGTAGATCATCCTACTCAAGCGAAAATGGAGGTGTTTAATATGGTAGGTCGGTCTGTTCAATTAGTTCACCAGGGAGTAGTGCCAATGGGAAAAAGTAAATATTTCATCAAGACCGAAGTTTTGCCTATAGGAGTATACATGGTAGTTTTAAAAGTTGCTGGTCAAACTCAGGTTCAGAAGTTGGTCGTGAAGTAA